A section of the Kluyveromyces lactis strain NRRL Y-1140 chromosome F complete sequence genome encodes:
- the RIC1 gene encoding Ric1p (similar to uniprot|P40395 Saccharomyces cerevisiae YLR039C RIC1 Subunit of a Golgi membrane exchange factor (Ric1p-Rgp1p) that catalyzes nucleotide exchange on Ypt6p involved in transcription of ribosomal protein genes and ribosomal RNA) yields MMLPVKPPQSFQLPGRCIEGIDEDIIQTIEAPNSNHFLFITKTRLFVYQAKPFAPLACHERTAESIELFGVNFGIRDNLPLGTEVKGFLTGQFCDPVIDDKRFYYVITKNNFLLVYELYTKTSENSVFKEYGIPLNLPSDDSLLHRALDDDMDDEVLTVFSAKENHKVIQNGYTISKQKGFLQFMKNDDIAEELPIRRTELKLNVVLKFDHQIFDVIGIITHDIERTEHANQYLLVLFEHGLQVLKLEDFKLIDNKLIHVINGKKLIYCAGEILVLSYDEQQLSLEHILFDQENVKSQNIALKGPSGVFKDLVMFDHLLVVAFEKCTIYYDVFDKILVSEYPAITHVSCISAISPDTMVLLTENNSVIFMSKWGNILLSIPIDESQFKILHCSLIDTKLLISGSNGTLQLWDLWKKLDSSLSNFRTSQVFTLLNDNNDILLYSPMSDSTNTSTFQTIKLPTKTVNNNISTCKTNGILTLMAVYVGNKDILLINFLNSNTWISFDQMNIKNIDWLGDDYLLCHVTDEDSDKEMVKCYHFPLLNDGSTNLEDFKTWEWEVPQGYQLDNFYANTLSTYKMLKFTDEREDRDDASKKVFVTSEILMVLSNSHMIIFDALSSVHPTGVNMVQKFHQYAEYNFPENSLRGLKWIYRYKEGFIAWIRDQLVIIGQQEDKQWRFQVAYDRVEQILEIYEDNLVLLSGNEVLLYDFAHIWTVDDPLITTPVIEEEYPISISLDTATLHNISCITTQKLTKLSISHGVYLDKIVDRNLTLGVEGDKIDEKYHDLKHYKFCLEKILSSKVLEHEDLNSILSLIDTYDKNSGGIKNEVGKLEIVGNCLRKIETKHWDYLFENLKLTPRDLITKCIALSEAKILGTLLMVFLNYDEGDSESKQEEVTTKSTKRKNKNNKNKNNKNKNKNKNKEKSHTNGLKESDSRETSPDTSVSTILKDETVIGQVLKIFVSTATLSTTKEQAQEYWDFALQLIRFLRALDSKGNTTLAQTCLDMI; encoded by the coding sequence ATGATGCTCCCAGTAAAACCACCGCAATCATTTCAACTTCCCGGACGTTGTATAGAGGGTATCGATGAGGATATCATTCAAACAATTGAGGCACCTAATTCAAACCACTTCCTTTTTATTACAAAGACAAGACTTTTTGTTTACCAAGCCAAACCCTTTGCTCCATTAGCATGTCACGAACGTACTGCTGAGTCTATTGAACTGTTTGGTGTCAATTTTGGTATTAGAGATAATTTACCTCTTGGCACTGAGGTAAAGGGTTTCCTTACAGGCCAATTTTGCGATCCAGTAATAGATGATAAGCGGTTCTACTATGTTATAACCAAGAACAACTTTCTGTTGGTTTACGAATTATACACCAAAACATCTGAAAATAGCGTGTTCAAAGAATATGGCATACCGTTAAACTTGCCGTCAGATGATTCTTTACTTCATAGAGCtcttgatgatgatatggATGATGAGGTATTGACAGTTTTTTCTGCTAAGGAAAATCATAAGGTTATACAGAACGGTTATACAATCTCCAAACAAAAAGGCTTCTTGCAGTTTATGAAAAATGATGATATAGCTGAAGAGTTACCGATTCGCAGGACggaattgaaattaaacGTGGTGCTAAAATTTGACCATCAAATTTTCGATGTTATTGGTATAATTACGCATGATATAGAGCGTACTGAGCATGCTAATCAATACCTCTTGGTACTTTTTGAACATGGGCTGCAAGTATTGAAGCTTGAGGACTTCAAGCTAATTGACAATAAGCTAATACATGTAATTAACGGTAAAAAGCTAATTTACTGTGCTGGTGAAATTTTAGTGTTATCTTACGATGAGCAGCAACTATCTCTAGAGCATATCCTTTTCGATCAGGAAAATGTGAAATCTCAAAATATAGCATTGAAGGGCCCATCCGGTGTTTTTAAAGATTTAGTAATGTTTGACCATTTGCTTGTAGTTGCGTTTGAGAAATGTACCATTTACTACGACGTCTTTGATAAGATTTTAGTCAGTGAATATCCGGCCATAACACACGTTTCTTGCATTTCAGCCATTTCTCCCGATACTATGGTATTGTTGACCGAAAACAACTCAGTTATCTTTATGAGTAAGTGGGgaaatatattattatcaatCCCAATCGATGAGAGCCAATTCAAAATCCTGCATTGCTCGCTTATAGATACCAAGCTATTAATAAGTGGATCGAATGGTACTCTACAGCTTTGGgatctttggaaaaagttAGACAGTTCTCTCTCCAATTTCAGAACAAGTCAAGTCTTCACTTTACTCAATGATAACAATGATATACTACTTTACTCTCCTATGAGTGATTCCACAAATACGAGCacttttcaaacaattAAGTTACCGACTAAAACAGTTAACAACAACATTAGTACCTGTAAGACAAATGGGATTTTGACGTTAATGGCAGTGTATGTAGGTAACAAAGATATTTTGctcatcaatttcttgaactCCAACACATGGATAAGTTTTGACCAAATGAATATCAAGAATATCGATTGGCTTGGGGACGACTATTTGCTATGCCATGTCACAGATGAGGATtctgataaagaaatgGTAAAGTGCTACCATTTCCCATTACTGAATGATGGATCGACGaatcttgaagatttcaagacttGGGAATGGGAGGTACCTCAAGGCTACCAGTTGGATAATTTCTATGCGAACACTTTGTCGACATACAAGATGTTAAAATTCACTGATGAAAGGGAGGACAGAGATGATGCCAGCAAAAAGGTGTTTGTTACATCGGAGATACTGATGGTTCTTTCGAATTCGCATATGATCATATTCGATGCACTAAGTTCGGTACATCCAACTGGAGTTAACATGGTTCAGAAATTTCATCAGTATGCAGAGTATAATTTCCCAGAAAATTCCTTACGCGGTTTAAAATGGATATACAGATATAAAGAAGGGTTTATTGCATGGATTCGAGATCAATTGGTAATTATTGGCCAACAAGAGGATAAGCAATGGCGATTCCAAGTAGCATACGATCGGGTGGAACAGATCTTGGAGATATATGAGGACAATCTTGTACTACTTAGTGGCAACGAAGTATTATTATACGATTTTGCTCACATATGGACCGTCGATGATCCCCTAATCACTACACCGGTCATCGAAGAAGAGTATccgatttcaatttcattagATACAGCAACGCTGCATAATATTTCATGCATTACAACACAAAAGTTAACGAAACTCTCAATATCACACGGTGTGTACTTAGATAAGATTGTGGACCGGAACTTGACACTAGGCGTGGAAGGCGATAAAATTGATGAGAAGTATCATGATTTGAAGCACTACAAATTTTGTTTGGAAAAAATTCTATCCAGTAAAGTATTGGAACATGAGGACTTGAACTCCATATTATCATTAATCGATACCTATGATAAAAATTCAGGCGGGATTAAGAATGAAGTTGGTAAACTTGAAATCGTAGGGAATTGTTTAAGAAAGATCGAAACAAAACATTGGGACTACTTATTTGAGAATCTAAAACTAACTCCAAGAGATCTTATCACCAAGTGCATTGCTCTATCTGAAGCGAAGATCTTGGGTACGCTTTTGATGGTATTCTTAAACTATGACGAGGGCGATAGTGAATCTAAACAGGAAGAGGTCACGACAAAGTCCACAAAAcgaaagaacaagaacaacaagaacaagaacaacaaaaacaagaacaagaacaagaacaaggaaAAGAGCCATACAAACGGACTCAAGGAATCTGATAGTAGAGAGACTTCTCCAGATACTAGTGTATCCACCATCCTAAAAGACGAAACAGTCATAGGTCAAGTCCTCAAGATATTCGTATCCACTGCCACTCTTTCAACTACAAAAGAGCAAGCACAAGAGTATTGGGATTTCGCTCTACAACTAATTCGATTCTTAAGAGCACTAGACAGTAAGGGAAATACTACACTAGCACAGACTTGTCTGGACATGATCTAA
- the COX12 gene encoding cytochrome c oxidase subunit VIb (highly similar to uniprot|Q01519 Saccharomyces cerevisiae YLR038C COX12 Subunit VIb of cytochrome c oxidase which is the terminal member of the mitochondrial inner membrane electron transport chain required for assembly of fully active cytochrome c oxidase but not required for activity after assembly), with product MAENQESPLHTVGFDARFPNQNQTKHCWQSYVDYHKCINAKGEDFAPCKVFWKTYSSLCPVDWVEKWDEQRSQGIFAGDINP from the coding sequence ATGGCTGAAAATCAAGAATCTCCATTACACACCGTTGGTTTCGACGCTAGATTCCCaaaccaaaaccaaacAAAGCACTGCTGGCAATCGTACGTGGATTACCACAAGTGTATCAATGCTAAGGGTGAAGACTTCGCTCCATGCAAGGTTTTCTGGAAGACCTACTCCTCTCTATGTCCAGTTGACTGGGTTGAAAAGTGGGATGAACAAAGATCCCAGGGTATCTTTGCTGGTGACATTAACCCATAA
- the DPI35 gene encoding Dpi35p (similar to uniprot|Q04223 Saccharomyces cerevisiae YMR130W Hypothetical ORF) → MVPVRIPREVLKNGSLQHSRPKIITFDAYNTLYSIKKPVMEQYCIVGAKYGINGNPQELTKRFPGVFSNIRKKYPLYGKNSGITAEQWWEYLIRDMFEPIQIPNEMVEEILERFEGDAAYTVYPDVREFLETMRRNHPEVSLGIVSNTDPIVLTLLENLDLKKYFDGNIYLSYDLEIKKPDPAMFNYAVSHMLKRHNTSGQRENLENIRPHVWHVGDEEKTDLGGAFQAGVNGILVDRSNSFGYFDITTPDVCKKELSEDDLSLRKVLHHSEVILQESDAVTDVVQLNSRQYVLPNFKSLEALLFQQ, encoded by the coding sequence ATGGTACCGGTAAGAATTCCTAGAGAGGTACTCAAAAATGGCAGTTTGCAGCACTCGCGGCCAAAAATCATAACGTTTGATGCATATAATACTCTTTATTCCATCAAAAAACCTGTAATGGAACAGTATTGTATAGTGGGTGCCAAGTACGGGATTAATGGTAATCCACAAGAACTCACTAAGAGATTTCCAGGGGTTTTCAGTAATATCCGTAAAAAGTATCCTTTATATGGTAAAAATTCTGGTATCACGGCTGAACAATGGTGGGAGTATCTAATTAGGGATATGTTTGAACCAATACAGATACCAAATGAAATGGTAGAAGAAATCTTAGAAAGGTTCGAGGGCGATGCTGCCTATACGGTATACCCAGACGTCAGGGAATTTTTGGAGACAATGAGGAGGAACCATCCTGAGGTTTCTTTGGGGATCGTCAGTAATACTGACCCCATTGTCCTTACGTTGTTAGAGAATTTAGATCTTAAGAAATATTTCGACGGAAATATCTATCTGTCTTATGATCTTGAGATAAAAAAACCCGACCCGGCTATGTTTAATTACGCGGTCTCTCATATGTTGAAACGCCACAACACTAGTGGTCAACGTGAGaacttggaaaatattCGGCCACACGTCTGGCATGTTGGTGATGAGGAGAAAACGGATCTGGGAGGAGCTTTCCAAGCTGGAGTAAATGGAATTCTTGTAGATAGATCAAACTCATTCGGTTACTTCGACATAACAACTCCTGATGTTTGCAAAAAGGAGTtatcagaagatgatttatCTCTGAGGAAAGTGTTACACCATTCAGAGGTTATATTACAAGAATCTGATGCAGTCACTGATGTAGTACAATTAAACAGCAGACAGTATGTTTTACCAAATTTTAAATCATTGGAGGCCCTATTATTTCAGCAGTAG
- the MLH2 gene encoding mismatch repair protein MLH2 (some similarities with uniprot|Q07980 Saccharomyces cerevisiae YLR035C MLH2 Protein required for DNA mismatch repair in mitosis and meiosis), with the protein MNNRFHCWLFENSTSTNRVIDNPVSAVKQLIENSIDANCTKVLIKIDESSGGCRYIQLNDDGNGISVQKRSSVFVKHFKTDGKSCKRIGYKGRALYNIGKTASKKGSIEVITRTISENVAVKWSPPRIRINETIRFSKVVNPPGTTVILRDLMTGSKSSRLAKKDKNYIKMIRDMLFHFSLIHKHICFSCQLVNPLRDGSIKTLEYVARFGKYEDRMSQFKKHVTKQNLIVEFEHFDEIELSESLKVNIILPKIRTHGRVTELMPNLKYPCINGEAVMVQSGFGKKVNHFFKEFYKHFGKPEPRAWFIQFLCHHTSDNAVVNGENKAVALTLEKALSILQCSLLTFYAPHMQYNDPSNSTHIDSESVIFTRRIINTSDIPKQIHRQITNNPTQQILEKESEWLTDMYSGTLSDGRSSPVRENLLYSDIVNTEDCCIERDLEDVELSRNTTLSNPFILSRIRARNTTEIVDDQIKSSGILETYYQRQTQSSEFFQEPTSKRRRILENDPEYDHSTTLVDIEHTATNSSTKNLDLQFEHTFNLGCRKAVGRSVPWKLRFLKNAYKKELVWFHRSGMPSLPLLDGIQTLMEGEDSDVDLQLILMPTGWFMIAL; encoded by the coding sequence ATGAATAATAGGTTTCATTGTTGGCTGTTTGAAAATAGCACTTCAACAAACCGTGTTATTGATAATCCTGTCTCGGCGGTTAAACAGCTGATAGAGAATTCGATAGACGCCAATTGTACTAAAGTGCTGATCAAAATAGATGAATCTAGCGGCGGATGTAGGTACATCCAATTGAATGATGATGGTAACGGAATAAGTGTCCAGAAGCGCAGCAGCGTTTTTGTTAAACACTTCAAAACTGACGGTAAATCATGCAAAAGAATAGGGTACAAAGGAAGAGCGTTATATAATATTGGCAAAACAGCATCGAAGAAGGGATCTATCGAGGTGATAACACGGACTATTTCAGAGAATGTTGCTGTTAAATGGTCACCACCTAGAATCAGAATAAATGAAACTATTAGATTTTCCAAGGTAGTGAATCCACCGGGTACGACAGTTATTCTCAGAGACCTAATGACGGGAAGTAAAAGCAGTAGACTGgcaaagaaagataaaaatTATATTAAAATGATTAGGGATATgctttttcatttttctttgattcaTAAGCATATATGTTTTAGTTGCCAGCTTGTCAATCCTCTAAGGGACGGAAGTATCAAGACTTTAGAATATGTTGCGCGGTTTGGTAAATATGAAGACCGGATGTCGCAATTCAAAAAACATGTTACCAAACAGAATCTTATAGTTGAGTTCGAACACTTTGATGAGATAGAGCTAAGTGAATCTCTAAAAGTTAATATCATATTGCCCAAAATTCGAACACATGGCAGAGTGACAGAATTGATGCCGAATCTTAAATATCCTTGCATTAATGGAGAAGCAGTAATGGTACAATCAGGCTTTGGTAAAAAAGTCAATCATTTTTTCAAGGAATTTTATAAGCATTTCGGGAAACCAGAACCGAGGGCATGGTTCATTCAATTTTTATGCCACCATACTAGCGACAATGCTGTAGTCAATGGCGAAAATAAAGCTGTCGCACTTACACTGGAAAAAGCTCTATCTATTTTGCAATGTTCACTGCTCACCTTCTACGCTCCACACATGCAGTATAATGATCCTTCAAATTCTACCCATATTGATAGTGAATCAGTGATTTTCACTCGTAGAATAATTAATACAAGTGACATTCCAAAGCAAATTCACCGGCAAATAACCAATAACCCTACTCAACAAATTCTCGAGAAGGAATCTGAATGGTTGACAGACATGTATAGCGGCACGCTATCCGATGGTAGATCTTCACCAGTAAGGGAAAACCTTCTATATTCTGACATTGTGAACACCGAGGATTGCTGCATTGAGCGAGATCTTGAAGACGTAGAGCTATCCAGAAATACGACTCTTTCAAATCCATTTATTCTTTCTCGGATCCGTGCCAGGAACACTACAGAGATAGTTGACGATCAAATTAAAAGTTCGGGCATACTAGAAACATACTATCAGAGGCAGACGCAATCTTCTGAGTTTTTTCAAGAACCAACAAgcaagagaagaagaattttggaaaatgatCCAGAATATGACCATTCAACAACccttgttgatattgagCATACAGCAACCAACAGCTCTACTAAAAACCTCGACTTACAGTTTGAACATACTTTCAATCTCGGATGTCGCAAAGCTGTCGGCCGAAGCGTTCCATGGAAGCTTcgtttcttgaaaaatgcCTATAAGAAGGAATTGGTCTGGTTCCACAGGAGCGGCATGCCCTCATTACCTTTATTGGATGGAATACAAACGCTAATGGAAGGCGAAGATAGTGATGTAGATTTACAGCTAATTCTTATGCCAACAGGTTGGTTTATGATAGCCCTATAG
- the POM152 gene encoding Pom152p (similar to uniprot|P39685 Saccharomyces cerevisiae YMR129W POM152 Nuclear pore membrane glycoprotein may be involved in duplication of nuclear pores and nuclear pore complexes during S-phase), with amino-acid sequence MDSSFGTNGFYTHTPSMWSDSRRRNVGNRDKDSFRGGISDRRNEEINKPKEDPFCISGFSNYTGKSKSSTSRAKNGPASESIKELPLISTEVLDAASQRRLAFVVFFIIQCYKLYDLILLKSGIPLSGIFLSNSRLNFISKYLVIDSLFFYCLPTFKIPKLKFKPLIVLLQIISSATLTLFISSEQSIPLVSLLLSLWRQYHSRDLSLTGDSVNPRKAMNSAEHFKGAHTIKILPENTAYLNPFHSSFCLPLDQSGPAIELPIRVNSSSTINTVQLEFRDLYSNEGELWNFTKNDLKPLKADISKEETDRNIHYFTVPLNKIGFYQLKTVLDTNNINLRIYKSQLVLPHCPLASINGKGENDRCVGDNDEVSIQVQGAPPLKLTYTKTINGQRYVLEDSSLQPEYFESPLLTNSKFYSQKDVQDLKWARSYPVDIALETSTKEYGEHVYSIERIVDGFGNSIDFSSLSSQVREKYDLIHRFYVHDLPRVSLDEKMNPDSSVRRSLIVKLDSGDFNKDAPFIVQLSHEDNNSKVRYFEKQFNDKTLEFKVDEPGSYNLLSVKSRYCHGAVIGKSNVLITKPIPPQLSVRSTPILDQCVGQVGLNFDLTFTGVPPFYYKTKIYKTEQGERKLYDTKKFSSQGTRNQFTYSPTSEGSYEIVFTELSNELFTSPISLDSKEYTFKTSMRVKPSAKISGKLETKLCLGGKTKVPIKFSGEPPFTLNYDLVETSSNKRTSFNKENIQSFSYEIETPNFNIGGDHILSLVSVKDSSGCLVGLSGTDARITVRRDIPSASFAVSESSSQVSIKEASFAELPLKLSGEGPFRITYSHLDNKGDVLETEEVTFSSNYKPALKVMKEGLYKLASIRDQSCVGKIVDPNHTFQVSYLKKPTYSLIEHNRISKLDDFNYIKNDVCQGFEETIDMSLNGIPPFLIEYDMISPLGELISSSVQVATKYASIKFPNEVVGEYVIKIKNVYDSNYGKADLQKLAYKPSQLSIRQNVNSLPEIEFLEKGSTYRTCSANIEQSKLMQDIKLKVPHGSAPFSVSFSIYHESSSKTDSFTMHNITAANFDYKRLYDGLSLGNHLVSIDSVTDANGCINDLSSSGNQISISITDVPRISLADSTMEYCVGDYVGYQLSGTPPFIIKYDFNGKQLKSKERSSQFVRYASEPGVISIFSIQDSSSQCVVDFTNPKMKQDFERLSLNIHPIPSVTVSQGQEIVEDIHEGDKAEVIFSFEGTPPFALTYVRTENSGTKKGRKQQIVETHKVSDIYTYEYRVVTSLQGTYEALEVSDAFCAAKNRALLD; translated from the coding sequence ATGGATTCCAGTTTCGGAACAAATGGGTTCTATACACATACTCCATCGATGTGGAGTGATAGTAGGCGTAGGAACGTTGGAAATAGAGATAAAGACTCGTTCAGAGGAGGAATAAGCGATCGAAGAAATGAAGAGATCAACaaaccaaaagaagatccatTTTGTATATCCGGTTTTTCCAATTACACAGGAAAATCGAAGTCAAGCACTAGTAGAGCAAAGAATGGCCCAGCGAGTGAATCGATTAAGGAGCTACCTTTGATTTCTACTGAAGTTCTCGATGCAGCCAGTCAGAGAAGATTAGCCTTCGtcgttttttttatcattcaaTGCTACAAACTATACGATCTAATCCTACTTAAGAGTGGGATACCATTATCTGGGATTTTTCTATCGAATTCAAGGTtaaacttcatttcaaaatatttggTAATAGActctttgttcttttacTGTCTCCCCACGTTCAAAATACCCAAATTAAAGTTCAAACCACTGATAGTGCTTTTGCAGATTATTTCATCCGCAACCCTCACACTGTTTATCTCCAGTGAACAAAGTATCCCATTGGTATCGCTTCTATTGTCATTATGGAGACAGTATCACAGCAGAGACTTGTCCTTAACAGGTGACTCTGTCAACCCAAGAAAGGCTATGAATTCGGCAGAACACTTCAAAGGTGCACATACCATTAAAATTTTGCCAGAAAATACAGCATATTTGAATCCCTTCCACTCGTCTTTTTGTCTACCACTGGACCAATCTGGTCCTGCCATTGAACTACCTATAAGAGTCAACTCATCATCCACAATCAATACAGTCCAGTTAGAGTTCAGAGATCTATACTCAAATGAAGGTGAACTGTGGAACTTCACCAAGAACGATTTAAAACCACTCAAGGcagatatttcaaaggaaGAAACTGATCGTAACATACATTACTTTACTGTACCTCTTAACAAAATCGGGTTTTACCAGTTGAAAACCGTTCTAGACACtaataatatcaatttgaGAATATACAAATCCCAATTAGTGCTACCTCACTGCCCATTGGCTTCCATTAACGGAAAGGGAGAAAATGATAGATGTGTTGGAGATAATGATGAGGTTTCAATTCAGGTACAAGGTGCTCCACCTCTTAAATTGACTTATACTAAGACAATCAATGGCCAAAGATACGTACTAGAAGATTCATCACTTCAACcagaatattttgaatcacCTTTGCTAACGAATTCAAAATTCTACAGTCAAAAAGATGTCCAAGATTTAAAATGGGCTCGTTCGTACCCTGTAGATATCGCATTAGAAACTTCAACCAAAGAATACGGTGAACATGTTTACTCTATCGAAAGAATTGTGGATGGATTTGGTAATAGCATTGATTTTTCCTCATTATCATCACAAGTAAGAGAAAAGTATGATTTGATCCACAGATTCTACGTGCACGACTTACCAAGAGTATCTTTggatgaaaaaatgaatccCGACAGTTCTGTTAGAAGGTCTTTAATAGTCAAATTGGACTCTGGCGATTTTAACAAGGATGCTCCATTCATCGTTCAGTTATCCCATGAAGATAACAACTCCAAAGTGAGATACTTCGAAAAACAATTCAATGATAAAACATTAGAATTCAAAGTTGATGAGCCAGGTTCTTATAATTTGCTCTCAGTAAAATCGAGGTATTGCCACGGTGCCGTGATTGGAAAATCTAATGTTCTGATAACTAAACCAATTCCTCCTCAATTATCTGTAAGATCAACCCCAATATTAGATCAATGTGTTGGACAGGTCGGCTTGAATTTTGATCTTACTTTTACCGGTGTTCCTCCCTTTTACtacaaaacaaaaatatacaaaacTGAGCAAGGAGAACGTAAACTATAtgatacaaaaaaattcagCTCCCAAGGAACCAGAAACCAGTTTACTTATTCACCCACATCAGAAGGCAGTTATGAAATTGTTTTCACCGAATTGTCAAATGAACTTTTCACATCTCCTATCTCCTTAGATTCGAAAGAGTACACATTCAAAACCAGCATGAGAGTGAAACCTAGTGCAAAGATTTCAGGGAAGCTAGAGACAAAATTATGTCTTGGAGGGAAAACGAAGGTACCTATTAAATTCAGTGGTGAGCCTCCTTTCACGTTAAACTATGATTTAGTAGAGACTTCTTCTAATAAGAGAACTTCGTTTAATAAAGAGaatattcaaagtttttCCTATGAGATCGAAACACctaatttcaacattggTGGTGATCATATCCTATCTTTAGTTTCTGTGAAGGATTCCAGTGGATGTTTGGTAGGTCTAAGTGGTACTGATGCCAGAATTACCGTTAGAAGAGATATTCcttctgcttcttttgCTGTGTCAGAATCTTCCTCCCAAGTCAGCATTAAAGAAGCTTCATTCGCAGAACTTCCATTAAAACTTTCAGGTGAAGGACCTTTCAGAATCACCTATAGCCATTTGGATAACAAGGGAGACGTTCTCGAAACTGAAGAGGTGACTTTCAGTTCCAACTATAAACCGGCCTTAAAGGTTATGAAGGAAGGTTTGTATAAATTGGCTTCAATTCGTGACCAGAGTTGTGTTGGCAAGATCGTAGATCCGAACCATACTTTCCAAGTAAGTTATCTCAAAAAACCTACGTACTCATTAATTGAGCACAACAGAATCTCAAAACTGGACGATTTCAACTACATTAAAAATGATGTCTGCCAAgggtttgaagaaaccatcGATATGTCTCTAAACGGCATACCACCCTTTTTGATAGAATATGATATGATTTCACCGTTAGGAGAGCTTATCTCATCTTCAGTGCAAGTTGCTACGAAGTATGCTTCAATTAAATTCCCTAATGAAGTCGTTGGTGAATATGTGATAAAGATTAAGAATGTATATGATTCCAATTATGGGAAGGCTGACCTCCAAAAACTTGCGTACAAACCTTCTCAACTTTCGATAAGACAGAATGTAAACTCACTTCCAGAAATAGAATTCTTAGAGAAAGGAAGCACCTACAGAACCTGCTCCGCAAACATAGAGCAATCAAAGCTAATGCAGGATATCAAACTGAAGGTGCCTCATGGCTCAGCTCCTTTCTCTGTTTCGTTCAGTATTTATCACGAAAGTTCTTCGAAAACAGATTCTTTCACCATGCATAATATTACGGCTGCTAACTTTGATTACAAACGATTGTATGATGGCCTCTCGTTGGGAAATCATTTAGTAAGCATTGATAGTGTTACTGATGCAAACGGTTGTATCAATGACCTATCTTCGAGTGGTAATCagatttcaatatcaataacAGACGTTCCTAGGATATCCCTAGCAGACTCTACCATGGAATATTGTGTTGGGGATTACGTTGGATACCAATTGAGTGGGACACCTCCATTCATAATAAAGTACGACTTCAATGGTAAGCAGCTAAAATCCAAGGAACGTTCCTCTCAGTTCGTCAGATATGCATCTGAGCCCGGCGTTATAtctattttttcaatccaGGATTCTTCATCACAATGTGTAGTAGATTTCACAAATCCGAAGATGAAACAAGACTTTGAAAGGTTATCTTTGAATATACATCCAATTCCGTCGGTAACAGTATCACAAGGCCAAGAGattgttgaagatattcaTGAAGGTGACAAAGCTGAAGTTATATTCTCCTTCGAAGGTACACCTCCTTTCGCATTAACCTACGTCCGTACTGAAAACTCTGGCACCAAAAAGGGCAGAAAGCAAcaaattgttgaaacaCACAAAGTTTCCGATATCTATACTTACGAGTACAGAGTTGTGACCAGTCTACAAGGTACATATGAAGCTTTAGAAGTGTCAGACGCCTTCTGCGCAGCTAAGAATCGTGCGTTGTTGGATTga